The Pseudomonas alkylphenolica genomic sequence GCCCTGAGCACTTTGGCCAGCATTCGCGCAGTACCCGACGAGCCGATGGCCTGCTGCCAACCCAGGTGGCGATATCGGCGGGCGACTTTTTCGAACTGCAAGGTGGCGGTGCGCTCGGCGTCCAGCAGGGCCTGGGCACGAACCACGCCGCCAGGGAAATAGCGCGTACTCCAGATGCTACTGCCGATGTTCAGGCTCTCGGTCAGCAGTGCCTGTTGACCGCGGCCCAGAATCAACTCAGTGGAGCCGCCGCCAATGTCCACCACCAGGCGTCGGGTATCGGCAGCGGGGATGCGATGGCTGACACCGGCATACACCAGCTGAGCTTCTTCCTGGCCGGAGATGACATCGATGGGAAAGCCCAGGTGGCGCTGGGCGTCGCTGAGGAAAAGTCTGGCATTGGCGGCTTCACGCACAGCACTGGTGGCCACTGCGCGTACACGTCCAGGCTCGAAGCCGCGCAGCTTTTTGCCAAAGCGTGCCAGCGCTTGCCAGCCTCGGTCCAGCGCCAGTTCGTCCAGGGCGCCATCGTGCAGACCTTCGGCCAGGCGAACCGGCTCGCGCAAGGATCTCACTTCTTCGATAACCCACTGGCGGTTCCGTTTGACCGGCTGGCCGATCATCATGCGAAACGCATTGGACCCCAGGTCAATCGCCGCAAACAGGGAGGTATCGCTTTTCATCGAGTGTTCCTTGCAGGTTCATCAGGCAACGCGCAAAAGCGTTTGCGATGATCTTGCCACTCGATCGATGACGCGAAGATGACAGCCTAGTGGGGCTTCTGTGGGAGCGGGCTTGCCCCGCGATACGATGTGACTGACAGATCGCAATCGCGGGGCAAGTCGAGTCGTCGCACCGCCGCTCCCACCGTAATCCTTACAACGGCGAAATCGTCCCTAACGCGCCAATCCCAATAGCCAGCACCAGAAAACCAACGACGAAAAGCGCAAGCTTGCCCATATGAACTCCGAATTGAACAGGAAAGAGGCAACAGGCGCTGCAGATAACCCAGCCACCTGATCAGACACGCTGTGAAAGGTGTCTGCTAGGGCCTTCATTTTCCGAGTGTCAGGGTTTTCATTACAGATGCAGATGAAGCAGAAAAATACGGATCAGATTAAAAGCGCCCCGACCTGAACATCCAGGTCGGGGCGTTTTTTGTGGCTGTGTCAGACTGCGGCGTTGCTTTTACGCCAGGTCAAAACGGTCCAGGTTCATCACTTTGCTCCAGGCTGCAATGAAGTCCCTGACGAACTTGTCCTTGCCATCGTTGCTGGCGTACACCTCAGCCAGCGCACGCAGTTGCGCATGCGAGCCGAACACCAGATCGACGCGGCTACCGGTCCACTTCAGCTCACCGGTTTTGCGGTCGCGGGCTTCATAGCTGTCGTTGGCGCTGGAGGTCGGTTTCCATTCCACGCTCATGTCCAGCAGGTTCTGGAAGAAGTCGTTGGTCAACGCTCCTGGCCGTTTGGTGAACACACCTTGTGCGTTCTGCCCGACATTGTTGCCCAGCACCCGCAGGCCGCCGATCAACACGGTCATCTCCGGCGCGCTGAGGTTCAGCAGTTGCGCCTTGTCGACCAGCAGCGCTTCGGGTTTGGCCTTGACCCCGGCTTTGATGAAGTTGCGAAAACCATCGGCAACCGGCTCCAGCAAACCGAAAGACTCCACATCGGTCTGTTCCTGCGAGGCGTCGGTACGGCCTGGGGAGAAGGGCACGGTGAGGTTGTGGCCAGCGTTTTTCGCCGCTTGCTCCACACCCGCGTTACCCGCCAGAACGATCAGGTCGGCGAGGGAAATTTTCTTGCCGCCGCCCTGGGCGTTGAAGTCGTTCTGGATGCCTTGCAGCTTGCCGAGCACTGCGGCCAGCTGCGCCGGCTGATTGGCTTCCCAGTCTTTCTGCGGCGCCAGACGCAGACGGCCACCGTTGGCGCCGCCGCGTTTGTCCGAACCGCGGAAGCACGAGGCGGCGGCCCAGGCGGTAGACACCAGTTGCGACACCGAAAGGCCCGAGGCCAGTACCTTGGCCTTGAGCGCGGCGACGTCGGCGTCGTTGACCAGGGCGTGGTCGACTGCCGGGATCGGGTCTTGCCAGAGCAGTTCTTCACCGGGCATTTCCGGGCCGAGGTAGCGTGACAGCGGGCCCATGTCGCGATGAATGAGTTTGTACCAGGCGCGGGCGAAGGCGTCGGCCAGTTGCTCGGGGTTTTCCTTGAAACGGCGGGCGATCGGCTCGTAGATCGGGTCGAAGCGCAGCGCCAGGTCCGAGGTCAGCATCCGCGGTTCCTGTTTTTTCGCCGGGTCGAAAGCGTGAGGGATGCGGTCTGCACCCGCGCCGCCTTTGGGCCGCCACTGGTGGGCGCCGGCCGGGCTCTTGGTCAGCTCCCAGTCGAAGCCGAAGAGGTTTTCCAGGTACTCGTTGCTCCATTTCGTGGGGGTCGAAGTCCAGGTCACTTCCAGGCCGCTGGTGATGGCATCAGCGCCTATGCCGCTGCCGAATTTGTTGCGCCAGCCCAGGCCCTGTTCTTCAAGGCCGGCGGCCTCGGGTTCAGGGCCGACGTTGTCGGCCGGGCCGGCACCGTGGGTCTTGCCGAAGGCGTGACCACCGGCGATCAGCGCCACGGTTTCTTCATCGTTCATGGCCATGCGGCCGAAGGTGTCGCGGATGTCCTTGGCGGAAGCGACCGGGTCGGGATTGCCTTCGGGGCCTTCGGGGTTTACGTAGATCAGGCCCATCTGCACTGCGGCCAGCGGGTTATCGAGGTTGCGCTCTGAAGGGGCAGCACGGCCCGCTTCCTTGCCATAGCGGATATCGCCCCCCAGCCAGACGGTCTCGGCACCCCAGTTCACCGCTTCATCCGGCTCCCAGACATCGGCGCGGCCGCCGGAGAAGCCGAAGGTCTTGAAGCCCATGGATTCCAGGGCGACGTTGCCGGTCAGCACGATCAGGTCGGCCCAGGAGATGTTCTTGCCGTACTTCTGTTTGATCGGCCAGAGCAGGCGCCGGGCCTTGTCCAGGCTGACGTTGTCGGGCCAGCTGTTGAGCGGGGCGAAGCGCTGCTGGCCGGAACCGGCACCACCACGACCATCACCGATGCGATAGGTGCCGGCGCTGTGCCAGGCCATGCGGATGAACAGCGGGCCATAGTGGCCGAAGTCGGCGGGCCACCAGTCCTGGGAGTCGGTCATCAGTGCCCGCAGGTCTTGCTTGAGGGCGGCAAAATCCAGGCTCTTGTAGGCCTTGGCGTAATCGAAATCCTCGTCCATCGGGTCGGAGAGGCACGAGTGCTGGTGCAGGATTTTCAGGTTCAGCTGGTCGGGCCACCAATCGCGGTTGTTGGTACCCCCGCCAGCGGCAGGATTGAACGGGCATTTTGACTCGTTTGACATGACTGTTTCACCTCTGGATGGACTCACCCCACAATCCGACCCGTTCTATCAACCGAGTAGAGATGAGTGAAATCAATGACATAGGTTCAAGGCCAGCGGTTCGATCAACGAATCGGTGATGGCCATCACGGACAGTTCAGCGTAGCGGCAATCTCGTTATCGGAAAGATGAATCACTGCGGGAAGGGCAGCTGTAGCCGCTTTGTTACCGCCTTCCCAGAAGCCATCCGGCCGGATCAGTGCAGCGATAAATATAGGCTAGACCTGGCGAAGAGCGAGGGCTAATAGCGGGAGTATTGGGGCGCAATAGAGTGGCTCTTTCAGCAGGGCTGTGGATCTTGCCGGAATAAACAAAGCAGCCATGCTCCCGCTTGTCCCATGTACCATGCACCACCTCCCCACCCTCGAGTCTGAAAAATGGATGCTCACTCGATACTTGCTTATGTGCTGGTTGCAGCAATTGCCATCGCCAGCCCAGGTCCTGCCACGTTGATGGCGATCAACAACAGCCTGGCCTATGGTCCGCGTTCTGCATTGTGGTCTTCGTTGGGCAATGCGTGCGGACTGTTCTGCCTGTCGGCAGCGGCAATGCTGGGCCTGGGTGCTTTGCTCGCCAGTTCCGAGTGGATGTTCAACGTGGTGAAAATTGCCGGGGCCGGCTACCTGTTTTATCTGGGAGCCAAGCAGTTGTTCAGGAAAACG encodes the following:
- a CDS encoding Ppx/GppA family phosphatase, with the protein product MKSDTSLFAAIDLGSNAFRMMIGQPVKRNRQWVIEEVRSLREPVRLAEGLHDGALDELALDRGWQALARFGKKLRGFEPGRVRAVATSAVREAANARLFLSDAQRHLGFPIDVISGQEEAQLVYAGVSHRIPAADTRRLVVDIGGGSTELILGRGQQALLTESLNIGSSIWSTRYFPGGVVRAQALLDAERTATLQFEKVARRYRHLGWQQAIGSSGTARMLAKVLRANALNDCGEGGITYRGMLRLSVLLLEAGHVNCTRLGGLQPHRQSALPGGLAIMLAAFKAFGITEMMPSEPGLRFGVLHGLMLKS
- the katG gene encoding catalase/peroxidase HPI, with the translated sequence MSNESKCPFNPAAGGGTNNRDWWPDQLNLKILHQHSCLSDPMDEDFDYAKAYKSLDFAALKQDLRALMTDSQDWWPADFGHYGPLFIRMAWHSAGTYRIGDGRGGAGSGQQRFAPLNSWPDNVSLDKARRLLWPIKQKYGKNISWADLIVLTGNVALESMGFKTFGFSGGRADVWEPDEAVNWGAETVWLGGDIRYGKEAGRAAPSERNLDNPLAAVQMGLIYVNPEGPEGNPDPVASAKDIRDTFGRMAMNDEETVALIAGGHAFGKTHGAGPADNVGPEPEAAGLEEQGLGWRNKFGSGIGADAITSGLEVTWTSTPTKWSNEYLENLFGFDWELTKSPAGAHQWRPKGGAGADRIPHAFDPAKKQEPRMLTSDLALRFDPIYEPIARRFKENPEQLADAFARAWYKLIHRDMGPLSRYLGPEMPGEELLWQDPIPAVDHALVNDADVAALKAKVLASGLSVSQLVSTAWAAASCFRGSDKRGGANGGRLRLAPQKDWEANQPAQLAAVLGKLQGIQNDFNAQGGGKKISLADLIVLAGNAGVEQAAKNAGHNLTVPFSPGRTDASQEQTDVESFGLLEPVADGFRNFIKAGVKAKPEALLVDKAQLLNLSAPEMTVLIGGLRVLGNNVGQNAQGVFTKRPGALTNDFFQNLLDMSVEWKPTSSANDSYEARDRKTGELKWTGSRVDLVFGSHAQLRALAEVYASNDGKDKFVRDFIAAWSKVMNLDRFDLA